One window of Phalacrocorax carbo chromosome 1, bPhaCar2.1, whole genome shotgun sequence genomic DNA carries:
- the CHMP2B gene encoding charged multivesicular body protein 2b yields MASLFKKKTVDDIIKEQNRELRGTQRAITRDRAALEKQEKQLELEIKKMAKTGNKEACKVLAKQLVQLRKQKNRTYAVSSKVTSMSTQTKVMNSQMKMAGAMSTTAKTMQAVNKKMDPQKTLQTMQNFQKENMKMEMTEEMINDTLDDIFDASDEEEESQDIVNQVLDEIGIEISGKMAKAPSAARGLPSASTSKAATISDEEIERQLKALGVD; encoded by the exons atatAATAAAGGAGCAAAATCGAGAGTTAAGAGGTACTCAGAGGGCTATAACCAGAGATAGAGCAGCacttgaaaaacaggaaaaacaactg GAattggaaataaagaaaatggctAAGACTGGCAACAAAGAAGCCTGTAAAGTGCTAGCCAAACAGCTCGTACAACTGCGGAAGCAGAAAAATCGAACGTATGCTGTTAGCTCTAAAGTGACTTCTATGTCAACTCAAACAAAGGTCATGAACTCTCAGATGAAGATGGCAGGAGCTATGTCAACCACAGCAAAA ACAATGCAAGCAGTTAATAAGAAAATGGACCCACAAAAGACCCTACAAACTATGCAGAATTTCCAGAAGGAGAACATGAAGATGGAAATGACTGAAGAAATGA TAAATGATACTCTGGATGATATTTTTGATGCTTctgatgaagaggaagaaagccaGGATATTGTTAACCAGGTGCTTGATGAGATAGGAATTGAAATCTCTGGAAAG ATGGCCAAAGCTCCGTCAGCCGCCAGAGGCTTACCATCTGCTTCAACATCGAAAGCTGCTACCATATCAGATGAAGAGATTGAACGACAGCTCAAAGCTTTGGGAGTTGATTAG
- the POU1F1 gene encoding pituitary-specific positive transcription factor 1 — MTCQAFASSDTFVPLNSDSSPSLPLIMHHSAAECLPVSNHATNVVSTVTSVLSLIQTPICSHICFAMTTFGNTLAGLHYSVPSCHYGNQPSTYGVMAGIKPATPEMLSASLSQGRILQTCSVPHPNVVNGVSTLQSNLTPCLYKFPEHALSASSCALSHGFTPMHQSLLTDDPTAADFKQEFRRKSKSVEEPVDMDSPEIRELEKFANEFKLRRIKLGYTQTNVGEALAAVHGSEFSQTTICRFENLQLSFKNACKLKSILSKWLEEAEQVGALYNEKVGANERKRKRRTTISIAAKEALERHFGEQSKPSSQEIMRMAEGLNLEKEVVRVWFCNRRQREKRVKTSLHQNTFSSIIKEHHECR, encoded by the exons ATGACTTGCCAAGCATTTGCTTCATCTGACACGTTTGTACCCTTGAATTCTGACTCTTCTCCTTCTCTGCCTCTGATAATGCATCACAGCGCTGCAGAGTGCCTGCCGGTTTCTAACCATGCCACCAATGTTGTGTCTACag TCACATCTGTTTTGTCTTTGATCCAAACTCCTATATGCTCCCATATCTGCTTTGCCATGACGACTTTTGGAAACACTTTGGCAGGCCTTCATTACTCTGTGCCTTCCTGTCACTATGGAAATCAACCGTCTACCTACGGGGTGATGGCAG GCATCAAGCCTGCAACTCCAGAGATGCTATCAGCAAGTCTCTCCCAGGGTCGCATCTTACAGACATGCAGCGTGCCACATCCCAATGTGGTAAACGGTGTCAGCACCTTGCAAAGCAa CCTGACCCCTTGCCTTTACAAATTCCCGGAGCATGCCCTGAGCGCCAGCTCCTGTGCCCTGAGCCATGGCTTCACACCCATGCACCAGTCTCTCCTCACGGATGACCCCACTGCTGCAGACTTCAAGCAGGAGTTCCGCAGAAAAAGCAAGTCTGTTGAAGAACCCGTTGACATGGACTCCCCTGAAATCAGGGAACTAGAAAAATTTGCTAATGAATTTAAGCTGCGGAGAATTAAGCTGG GTTATACACAAACCAATGTTGGAGAAGCACTGGCTGCCGTGCACGGCTCTGAATTCAGCCAAACTACTATTTGCAGGTTTGAAAACTTGCAGTTGAGTTTCAAGAACGCATGCAAACTGAAATCGATACTGTCCAAGTGGCTGGAGGAAGCAGAACAAGTAGGAG ctTTATACAATGAAAAAGTTGGAGCAAATGAGCGGAAGAGGAAGCGCAGAACCACCATTAG TATCGCTGCCAAAGAAGCCCTAGAAAGGCACTTTGGAGAACAAAGCAAGCCTTCTTCTCAGGAAATTATGAGGATGGCTGAGGGGCTCAATCTTGAGAAAGAAGTTGTGAGAGTTTGGTTTTGCAACAGAAgacaaagggagaaaagagtGAAGACAAGTTTACATCAGAACACCTTTAGTTCTATTATCAAGGAGCACCATGAATGCCGGTAA